The following proteins are co-located in the Planctomycetia bacterium genome:
- a CDS encoding MarR family transcriptional regulator encodes MKHKNSVNRANEVYRIVEQRFIELWGDMSSWWGVSRTMAEIHGLLFITSTPHSAEDIQNHLGISRGNVSMNIRTLVEWGLVRRVRKRGDRRDYYESLTDVWEMFTVLASQRKRREIDPIVKTLKQCRTDLDNLEQPKNDANRPEHHVQRVDELLGFLLTVEKVAEHFFKNNEGLREAMELLAHTEE; translated from the coding sequence ATGAAGCACAAAAACAGTGTGAACCGTGCAAACGAAGTATACCGCATTGTCGAGCAGCGATTCATCGAACTCTGGGGCGATATGAGTTCCTGGTGGGGCGTCAGCCGAACCATGGCTGAAATCCACGGCTTGCTGTTCATCACCAGCACACCTCACTCTGCTGAGGATATTCAGAACCATCTTGGCATTTCGCGTGGCAATGTCAGCATGAATATCCGTACGCTGGTGGAATGGGGACTGGTGCGACGAGTCCGCAAGCGAGGCGACCGGCGTGATTACTATGAATCGCTTACCGATGTCTGGGAAATGTTCACCGTGCTGGCATCCCAGCGTAAACGTCGGGAAATTGACCCCATCGTCAAAACGCTCAAGCAATGCCGAACCGATCTCGACAACCTGGAACAGCCCAAGAATGATGCAAACCGGCCTGAGCATCATGTGCAGCGTGTTGACGAGTTGCTCGGCTTCCTGTTGACAGTCGAGAAAGTGGCGGAACACTTCTTCAAGAACAACGAAGGTTTACGGGAAGCGATGGAACTGCTGGCTCACACCGAAGAATAA
- a CDS encoding DUF1624 domain-containing protein, producing the protein MHSRLHSIDLLRGLVMILMALDHVRDFFFTHTIDPTDLSQTTPSLFFTRWISHFCAPTFLLLAGVGAALSRLRGKSSSELASFLITRGLWLIFLEWCVVRTFGWAWNFDFTYLPCWVIWTLGWSMILLGLLVRLPTWLPATLGAILILGHHLADPIKSADFGAWGWLWTFLHDPGEVQSFGITFSAGYPLIPWVGVMMVGYGLGMCYAWEAWERRILLVVLGIFCVVLFLLLRASGLYGEGNTWIAQSTITGNVISFLNCTKQPPSLCYLLMTLGPVLLLLAWWDAGTGNWSKPFIIFGKVPMFFYLLHLPLIHGLCLLAAWWQTGAFPGWLFTNPPLGDMPASFGFPLWVSYLVWLLVVLALYPLCVWYAGVKQRNKSVWLSYL; encoded by the coding sequence ATGCATTCCCGCCTCCACTCCATCGACCTCCTTCGCGGTCTCGTCATGATCCTCATGGCCCTCGACCATGTCCGCGACTTTTTCTTCACCCACACCATTGATCCAACCGATCTGAGCCAGACCACACCGTCCCTCTTTTTCACCCGGTGGATATCACACTTTTGCGCTCCAACATTCCTGCTGCTGGCCGGTGTCGGTGCGGCACTTTCAAGATTACGGGGCAAATCGAGTTCCGAACTAGCCAGCTTCCTTATCACACGCGGCCTGTGGCTCATCTTTCTTGAATGGTGCGTCGTGCGTACCTTCGGCTGGGCCTGGAACTTCGATTTCACCTACCTGCCCTGCTGGGTCATCTGGACACTGGGCTGGTCGATGATTTTGTTGGGACTGCTGGTACGATTGCCCACTTGGTTACCAGCAACTCTTGGAGCAATTCTGATCCTCGGCCATCATCTGGCCGATCCCATTAAATCAGCTGACTTTGGTGCATGGGGCTGGCTCTGGACGTTCCTGCATGATCCGGGTGAGGTGCAGTCATTTGGCATTACCTTCAGTGCAGGCTACCCACTCATCCCCTGGGTTGGTGTGATGATGGTCGGCTATGGGCTGGGCATGTGTTACGCATGGGAAGCGTGGGAACGAAGAATCCTGCTCGTGGTGCTCGGTATTTTTTGCGTGGTCTTGTTCCTCTTGCTTCGCGCCAGTGGACTCTACGGAGAAGGCAATACATGGATAGCACAATCAACCATCACAGGTAATGTTATCTCCTTCCTGAACTGCACCAAGCAACCGCCATCGCTCTGCTATCTGCTCATGACTCTGGGGCCGGTGCTCTTACTACTGGCCTGGTGGGATGCCGGCACAGGCAACTGGAGTAAACCGTTCATCATCTTCGGTAAAGTACCCATGTTCTTCTACCTGCTGCATCTGCCGTTGATTCATGGGTTATGTCTGTTGGCAGCATGGTGGCAGACTGGTGCTTTCCCCGGCTGGCTGTTCACGAACCCGCCGCTGGGTGATATGCCTGCATCCTTCGGGTTTCCACTGTGGGTCAGCTATCTGGTCTGGCTGTTGGTCGTGCTGGCTCTCTACCCGCTTTGTGTCTGGTATGCCGGTGTGAAGCAGCGAAACAAATCAGTCTGGCTGTCTTACCTATAA
- a CDS encoding Gfo/Idh/MocA family oxidoreductase, whose translation MPHRRSFLKKSAVAAASASMLSLAPAVHAAGREEIKVGLVGCGGRGTGAAQQAANTGSTVRITALADAFPDRIQSCKKTLKDNLGEKFAVTDKNCFVGINAYKELIASDVDVVLLATSPHFRPIHFKAVVEAGKHAFVEKPMATDALGCRSMLESIKIAKQKNLAVVAGYCWRYHNAMREMFKRIHDGDIGDIVSIEANYITGLLWHVAKTAEMTDMEWQMRNWLYFTWLSGDHICEQTIHTIDKITWAMKNTYPRYAFGMGGRQVRTDPVFGNIYDHHAIAYEYDNGVKAYCFTRQMKDCYSDNSFHVYGTKGSAHWQANRWQIKGAKPWQASRDQVRDDMYQHEHNELFDSIKSGTPINDGEWMVRSTLTGIMGRMATYTGQKVEWDKVMNSKEDLSPPSYTLEKYPTPPVAMPGKTKFV comes from the coding sequence ATGCCGCATCGTCGAAGCTTTTTGAAGAAGAGTGCCGTAGCTGCCGCCTCAGCAAGTATGTTGTCGCTGGCGCCAGCGGTGCATGCTGCCGGGCGGGAAGAGATCAAGGTCGGCTTGGTGGGTTGCGGAGGACGAGGCACCGGAGCTGCCCAGCAGGCAGCTAACACAGGCTCCACCGTTCGCATCACGGCCCTGGCGGATGCCTTCCCGGATCGGATTCAAAGTTGCAAGAAAACACTCAAAGACAACCTGGGTGAGAAGTTTGCCGTCACCGACAAGAACTGCTTCGTCGGCATCAATGCCTACAAGGAACTGATCGCCAGCGATGTGGATGTCGTGCTGCTGGCTACGTCCCCTCACTTCCGTCCTATTCATTTCAAAGCTGTGGTGGAAGCAGGCAAGCATGCCTTTGTGGAAAAACCCATGGCGACCGATGCTCTGGGTTGCCGATCCATGCTCGAATCGATCAAGATCGCCAAGCAAAAGAACCTGGCAGTGGTCGCAGGCTACTGCTGGCGCTACCACAACGCCATGCGGGAAATGTTCAAACGTATTCATGATGGCGATATCGGCGATATTGTCTCCATCGAAGCCAACTACATCACTGGCTTACTCTGGCATGTTGCCAAGACCGCTGAAATGACCGATATGGAATGGCAGATGCGTAACTGGCTCTACTTCACCTGGCTCTCAGGCGACCATATCTGCGAACAAACCATTCACACCATCGACAAGATCACCTGGGCCATGAAGAATACCTACCCCCGGTATGCCTTTGGCATGGGTGGCCGACAGGTGCGTACCGATCCTGTTTTTGGTAATATCTATGATCACCATGCCATCGCCTACGAATACGACAACGGCGTGAAAGCCTATTGTTTCACTCGACAGATGAAGGATTGCTACTCGGACAATTCCTTCCATGTCTATGGGACCAAGGGTTCCGCACACTGGCAGGCCAACCGCTGGCAGATCAAGGGCGCCAAGCCCTGGCAGGCTTCACGCGACCAGGTACGCGACGACATGTACCAGCACGAACACAACGAACTCTTCGATTCCATCAAGAGCGGCACACCCATCAACGACGGCGAATGGATGGTCCGCAGCACCCTCACCGGCATCATGGGCCGCATGGCTACCTACACCGGACAAAAGGTTGAGTGGGACAAGGTCATGAACAGCAAAGAAGACCTGTCGCCCCCCAGCTACACGTTGGAAAAGTACCCGACACCACCAGTCGCGATGCCGGGGAAGACGAAGTTTGTTTGA
- a CDS encoding class I SAM-dependent methyltransferase — MNAASLPQLNEERDTLRPPEEFWGPVVLRDSAGQLRDAVEPQAIPHDIIKPTACPICAETNHPSLGIIYGYPIYHCLGCDAGFAWPQSDADKLKAFYGPRYWANYLQDSRTIYERPELCKPIYARQADWLDRLLKHQYDSRILDVGAGDGTMLRLMKDRGYRDVYGLDLDARNCQRAREQLGVPVEHNDFLSYPQKGWDVITLWAVIEHLTDPAAFVAQAYRLLKPGGKLVIMTGDNASACARLQGCFDMWLYPPEHLFYFGKKSLTKLLQQHHFQQVGVRVGFQHPVKETILSARRMLTAVKDRYFNKTPPRWRSTASNLLVAWGTK; from the coding sequence ATGAACGCCGCCTCTTTGCCGCAACTGAACGAGGAACGCGACACTCTGCGACCACCGGAGGAATTCTGGGGGCCTGTGGTTCTACGTGATTCAGCAGGGCAATTGCGAGATGCAGTTGAACCACAGGCCATTCCACATGATATTATCAAGCCGACTGCCTGTCCGATTTGTGCAGAAACCAACCACCCAAGCCTGGGTATTATTTACGGCTATCCCATTTACCATTGCCTTGGCTGCGATGCAGGTTTTGCCTGGCCTCAGTCCGATGCAGACAAGCTGAAAGCCTTTTACGGCCCACGATACTGGGCGAATTATCTGCAGGATAGTCGAACAATTTACGAACGCCCCGAGTTGTGCAAGCCCATCTATGCCCGGCAAGCCGACTGGCTGGATCGGCTGCTGAAACATCAGTACGATTCACGCATTCTCGATGTGGGTGCAGGCGATGGGACCATGCTTCGGCTGATGAAAGATCGTGGATACAGGGATGTATATGGTCTGGATCTTGATGCACGAAACTGTCAGCGGGCACGAGAACAACTGGGTGTACCAGTGGAACATAACGATTTTCTCAGCTATCCACAAAAAGGTTGGGATGTCATCACGCTCTGGGCAGTGATTGAACACTTGACCGATCCAGCAGCCTTCGTGGCACAGGCCTATCGGCTTCTCAAGCCAGGCGGCAAACTGGTCATCATGACGGGTGACAATGCTTCAGCCTGTGCACGCTTGCAGGGCTGTTTCGATATGTGGCTTTACCCGCCGGAACATTTGTTCTACTTTGGCAAAAAATCGCTCACCAAGCTATTGCAACAACATCACTTCCAGCAGGTTGGAGTTCGTGTTGGTTTTCAGCATCCAGTCAAAGAGACGATTCTTTCCGCGAGAAGGATGTTGACAGCGGTGAAGGATCGATATTTCAACAAAACGCCACCCCGCTGGCGTAGTACAGCTTCCAATCTGCTGGTCGCCTGGGGCACAAAATAA
- a CDS encoding PhoH family protein produces the protein MPEITLSLQDQDEVLRVLGPRDAHLRTLRDALNIRIIPRDRTLLLEGPEPQIQLAERIITQLRSIARQGPITPSDVQLTLETLQRSGDQDSPERLAVETIGKGVRPKTDGQSRYVRMMREKDITICIGPAGTGKTYLATATAAAALKAGQVKKLVLCRPAVEAGERLGFLPGDIEDKVNPYLRPLLDALEDLLPIELVRRYLETNVIELSPLAFMRGRTLNHAYIILDEGQNTTITQMKMFLTRLGAGSRMVITGDVTQVDLPRTIPSGLVDAGHRLKNLDRIGVITLENADIVRHPLVQQIVEAYEGDRSRRTTIG, from the coding sequence ATGCCTGAAATCACACTGAGCCTGCAGGATCAGGATGAAGTCTTGCGCGTGCTGGGGCCTCGCGATGCCCATTTGCGTACCCTGCGCGATGCCCTCAACATTCGCATCATTCCCCGTGATCGCACCCTGCTGCTCGAAGGCCCGGAGCCGCAGATTCAGCTTGCTGAACGCATTATCACCCAGCTACGTTCCATCGCCAGGCAGGGGCCCATCACACCCAGTGACGTGCAACTGACACTCGAAACCCTGCAACGCTCCGGCGATCAGGACAGCCCGGAAAGGCTTGCTGTCGAAACCATCGGCAAAGGGGTGCGTCCCAAAACAGATGGACAAAGCCGCTACGTCCGCATGATGCGGGAAAAGGACATTACCATCTGCATCGGCCCGGCTGGAACAGGCAAAACCTATCTGGCCACTGCCACCGCTGCTGCGGCTCTGAAGGCAGGTCAGGTGAAGAAACTCGTACTGTGTCGCCCTGCTGTCGAAGCAGGTGAACGGCTCGGCTTTTTGCCAGGCGATATTGAAGATAAGGTAAACCCCTATCTGCGTCCGCTGCTCGATGCCTTGGAAGACCTGCTGCCTATTGAACTGGTACGACGGTACCTGGAAACCAACGTCATCGAATTATCTCCCCTCGCTTTCATGCGAGGCAGAACGCTCAACCATGCTTACATCATTCTTGATGAAGGGCAGAACACCACCATCACGCAGATGAAAATGTTTCTGACCCGCTTAGGTGCTGGCTCAAGAATGGTCATTACCGGCGATGTAACCCAGGTCGATCTGCCCCGTACCATCCCCAGTGGCCTGGTTGATGCGGGCCATCGACTCAAGAACCTGGATCGCATCGGCGTGATCACCCTGGAGAACGCGGACATCGTTCGCCACCCACTGGTGCAGCAGATTGTGGAAGCCTATGAAGGGGATCGCTCACGCCGCACGACGATAGGCTGA